The DNA sequence AACGGATGGTTCAGCGGGGCGTCGATCTTCAGGCGGCACTGACCCTGGCCTCCGAGGAAGTCGGCGGCGGGGGCGGAGGGCATAAGATAGCTGCGGGAGCATATATACCCACGAGTGCTGAAAAGGAGTTTGCCCATCGTGTCAACAGAATCATTGCAGGCCAGTTCACTTAGACGGGCCCGGACCATCGCCGACTATCAGTTCGGCAGCGGTGCCGGGGAGGCGTTGTTTCCGGAGAATGCGGAGTTCCAGTACTCCACGACGAAGCGGATACGGTATATCCTCCTCGACGGCACCCGCCTTGCCACCGTACGGGCATCGGACGGGAGGCTTACCCTCTCCATCGAAGGGGCTGAACGCCTGTGGACGTTTCTTCCCCCTCCGGCGTACCGCGTCACCGTACAGGAGGACGTCGCCCCCTTCGTCGGCAAGGGAAAAAACGCGATGGCAAAACACGTCCTCTCTGCGGATGAAGGCATCCTTGCAGGGGATGAGGTTCTCGTTGTTTTACCGGACGA is a window from the Methanovulcanius yangii genome containing:
- a CDS encoding PUA domain-containing protein, which gives rise to MSTESLQASSLRRARTIADYQFGSGAGEALFPENAEFQYSTTKRIRYILLDGTRLATVRASDGRLTLSIEGAERLWTFLPPPAYRVTVQEDVAPFVGKGKNAMAKHVLSADEGILAGDEVLVVLPDDTLIATGSAVLCGSEMMAFNYGVAVQVRSGRLV